Proteins co-encoded in one Campylobacter concisus genomic window:
- the rplS gene encoding 50S ribosomal protein L19, whose translation MRNKYIEAFENAQIASKNIPDFRAGDTLRVATRIHEGDKTRIQNFEGICIARRGSGTGETFIIRKIGANSVGVERIFPIFSDSIEEIKVLRKGRVRRAKLFYLRDLRGKAAKIRELRK comes from the coding sequence ATGAGAAATAAATACATTGAAGCATTTGAAAATGCTCAAATTGCTAGTAAAAATATTCCTGACTTCCGTGCAGGAGATACATTGCGTGTTGCTACTCGTATCCACGAAGGCGATAAAACTAGAATTCAAAATTTTGAAGGTATTTGTATAGCTAGACGTGGTAGCGGTACCGGCGAAACATTTATCATTAGAAAAATTGGCGCTAATAGTGTTGGCGTTGAGAGAATTTTCCCAATTTTTAGTGATTCTATCGAAGAGATAAAGGTTCTTAGAAAAGGTCGTGTTAGAAGGGCTAAATTATTCTATCTACGTGACCTTCGTGGCAAAGCTGCTAAGATCCGCGAACTTAGAAAATAA
- the trmD gene encoding tRNA (guanosine(37)-N1)-methyltransferase TrmD, whose translation MTFTFITLFENLVKPYFCDSILKRAISNKFIEINFINPRNFTKDKHNKVDDYMIGGGAGLLMFPQPLDESIKFLKEKDKNAHVIFLTPAGKKFSQNDAKRLSKKDHICFVCSRYEGLDERVVELWADEVFCIGDFILTGGELPALCMSDAISRNIPGVLGNDMSLEVESFEDNLLEAPSFTKPDNFRSIFVVSEFLKGNHAKIHTLKNKMAHCKTRFFRPDLYQKLKPHK comes from the coding sequence ATGACATTTACGTTTATTACACTTTTTGAAAATTTAGTTAAACCTTATTTTTGTGATTCTATTTTGAAACGTGCGATTAGCAATAAATTTATCGAAATTAATTTTATAAATCCAAGAAATTTTACCAAAGATAAGCATAATAAAGTTGATGATTATATGATCGGAGGCGGAGCAGGGCTTTTGATGTTTCCACAGCCTTTGGATGAGTCGATCAAATTTCTAAAAGAAAAAGATAAAAATGCTCATGTGATATTTTTAACGCCAGCTGGCAAAAAATTTAGTCAAAATGATGCAAAGAGGCTTTCTAAAAAAGATCACATTTGTTTTGTTTGCAGTAGATATGAAGGGCTGGATGAGAGAGTTGTTGAGCTTTGGGCGGACGAAGTTTTTTGTATAGGTGATTTTATTTTAACTGGTGGAGAGCTGCCTGCACTTTGTATGAGCGACGCAATATCAAGAAATATACCTGGAGTTTTAGGAAACGATATGAGCCTTGAAGTTGAGAGTTTTGAGGATAATTTGCTTGAAGCTCCATCTTTTACAAAGCCTGATAATTTTAGATCAATCTTTGTGGTTTCAGAGTTTTTAAAGGGTAACCATGCTAAAATCCACACTTTAAAAAATAAGATGGCTCACTGCAAAACAAGGTTCTTTCGCCCTGATTTATATCAAAAGCTTAAGCCACATAAATAA
- the rimM gene encoding ribosome maturation factor RimM (Essential for efficient processing of 16S rRNA), which translates to MNSDIVEVATIGRCVGLNGYLKLHNKSDFPEQFKKGATFFDKNNDQLTIKDYNRQKELVLFENFDNLDLAKTLVNRTIYTTKELTRKKCKLKKDEFFQFDIIGLKVIESGEILGIVEDIQDNFANSLLYIKTDEELTLGGKPKNFYVPYLEHFIESVNLDSGEILVKGARAILENS; encoded by the coding sequence TTGAATAGTGATATTGTTGAAGTCGCTACCATCGGAAGATGTGTTGGTTTAAATGGCTACTTAAAGCTTCACAATAAGAGCGACTTCCCAGAACAGTTTAAAAAAGGTGCAACTTTTTTTGACAAAAACAATGATCAGCTGACCATAAAAGACTACAATAGACAAAAAGAGCTGGTTTTGTTTGAAAATTTTGATAACTTAGATCTTGCTAAAACGCTTGTAAATAGAACTATATATACCACAAAAGAGCTTACTAGAAAAAAATGTAAACTAAAAAAAGATGAATTTTTTCAGTTTGATATTATTGGATTAAAAGTTATAGAAAGTGGTGAAATTTTGGGTATTGTAGAAGATATCCAAGATAATTTTGCAAATTCACTTTTATACATAAAAACTGATGAAGAGCTTACCTTGGGTGGTAAACCAAAGAATTTTTACGTTCCATATTTGGAGCATTTTATCGAAAGCGTAAATTTGGATAGTGGAGAGATTTTGGTAAAAGGCGCTAGAGCCATTTTAGAAAATTCATGA
- a CDS encoding KH domain-containing protein, with protein MVKNFLYEYAKLIADFPDKVSVDRQELGENFAEIIISADKVDTGKLIGKDGKMINAIKTVIIGCKAKDNTSYRVTVKAIE; from the coding sequence ATGGTTAAAAATTTTTTATACGAATATGCCAAGTTGATTGCTGATTTTCCTGATAAAGTAAGTGTTGATCGTCAGGAACTTGGTGAAAATTTTGCTGAGATAATTATAAGTGCCGATAAGGTTGATACAGGAAAACTTATCGGTAAAGATGGCAAAATGATAAACGCTATAAAGACCGTTATTATTGGTTGTAAAGCCAAAGATAATACAAGCTATAGAGTAACGGTAAAAGCTATTGAATAG
- the rpsP gene encoding 30S ribosomal protein S16 — MATVVRLTRMGRKKRPFYRIVVTDSRKRRDSGWIESIGYYNPMVEPNVINFNKERLDYWKSVGAKLSDRVAQITK; from the coding sequence ATGGCAACAGTAGTAAGACTAACAAGAATGGGACGTAAGAAAAGACCTTTTTATCGTATAGTTGTTACAGATAGCAGGAAAAGACGTGATAGTGGCTGGATAGAAAGTATTGGCTATTACAATCCTATGGTTGAGCCAAATGTTATAAATTTCAACAAAGAGAGATTAGATTACTGGAAAAGCGTTGGTGCTAAACTTAGCGATAGAGTTGCACAAATTACAAAATAA
- the ffh gene encoding signal recognition particle protein, which produces MFEQISESFRLAVSKIRFVDDEKALKNALDVLKKALLKADVHHKVTKDLLASIESELKQTGVGQKNFLDAIKSNLTTILTAPGNQGFVYAPVAPTIVLMAGLQGSGKTTTTIKLANYLKLRKKKVLVAACDLQRLAAVEQLRQLCVANEIDLFYIENENNPIKVAKEALEKAKSGLYDVLLVDTAGRLAIDEKLMQEIKDVKNAINPHEIFYVADAMSGQDAVKTATSFNEILGISGVILSKFDSDSKGGVAISIAKQLNIPLRFVGTGEKVADIESFIPDRIVSRIMGEGDLATLVEKTSTIIDEKEAKRLNQKIKKGQFNFNDFLDQMESVKKLGSMKSLMGMIPGLSNIANQIKDIDLDNSKEILHIKAMINSMTQKERENPELLNNSRKRRLSAGSGLSQIEVNRFLKQFENASKLAKKFSGKGGAKGLTNMLSQVNFKRPV; this is translated from the coding sequence GTGTTCGAACAAATTAGCGAGTCTTTTAGATTAGCCGTTAGCAAGATACGTTTTGTAGATGACGAAAAAGCTCTAAAAAACGCACTTGATGTGCTTAAAAAAGCTCTTTTAAAAGCTGATGTTCACCATAAAGTCACCAAAGATCTACTCGCGTCTATCGAAAGCGAACTAAAGCAAACTGGCGTAGGCCAAAAGAATTTCTTAGATGCGATAAAGTCAAATTTAACGACTATCTTAACAGCTCCTGGCAACCAAGGCTTTGTCTATGCGCCAGTTGCACCGACCATTGTTTTGATGGCTGGTTTGCAAGGTAGCGGTAAAACAACGACAACTATCAAGCTTGCAAACTACCTAAAACTAAGAAAGAAAAAAGTTTTAGTTGCGGCTTGTGACTTGCAAAGATTAGCGGCGGTTGAGCAGCTAAGACAGCTCTGCGTTGCAAACGAGATCGATCTTTTTTATATAGAAAACGAAAATAATCCTATAAAAGTAGCAAAAGAAGCGCTAGAAAAAGCAAAAAGTGGTCTTTATGATGTGCTTTTAGTGGATACCGCAGGTCGTCTCGCGATCGATGAAAAGTTGATGCAAGAGATAAAAGATGTAAAAAATGCGATAAATCCACATGAAATTTTCTACGTAGCTGACGCTATGAGTGGACAAGATGCCGTAAAAACAGCTACAAGTTTTAATGAAATTTTAGGAATTTCTGGAGTTATCCTTTCTAAATTTGACTCTGACTCAAAAGGTGGCGTAGCTATTAGTATTGCAAAACAGCTAAATATTCCACTTAGATTTGTCGGCACCGGCGAGAAAGTAGCTGATATCGAGAGTTTTATACCAGACCGCATTGTAAGCCGTATAATGGGTGAGGGTGACTTAGCTACTTTGGTAGAGAAAACATCGACTATTATCGATGAAAAAGAGGCAAAACGCCTAAATCAAAAGATAAAAAAAGGTCAGTTTAACTTTAATGACTTTTTAGATCAAATGGAAAGCGTTAAAAAGCTTGGTAGTATGAAGTCTTTGATGGGGATGATACCTGGTCTTTCAAATATTGCAAATCAAATAAAAGATATAGATCTTGATAATTCAAAAGAAATTTTACATATTAAGGCTATGATAAACTCTATGACGCAAAAAGAGCGTGAAAATCCTGAACTTTTGAATAATAGTAGAAAAAGACGTTTATCGGCTGGTTCTGGACTTTCTCAGATAGAGGTAAATCGATTTTTAAAGCAGTTTGAAAATGCCTCAAAACTTGCTAAGAAATTTTCAGGAAAAGGTGGAGCAAAAGGACTTACAAATATGCTTTCTCAAGTAAATTTTAAAAGACCTGTTTGA
- a CDS encoding RluA family pseudouridine synthase has protein sequence MSEEKAYKILAKQKNISNNEAKELIDSGLVYAKGQKVMIARALMSENTKFSVEEMPKPSVIFEDENLIAISKPAVITSEKISQMCKFPLLHRLDKDTSGVLLLVKNDEFASLAINEFKKMKVEKIYVAAVRGIMSEEVVVNEPILTIKNKNGAISKISKDGKEAISEILPLMVVGKKTLVKVAIKTGRTHQIRVHLASLNLPIVGDEKYGKNRANRMFLHAYSIALLNYKFKAPIPKEFNSLGFELSNKFEI, from the coding sequence ATGAGTGAAGAAAAAGCGTATAAAATTTTAGCCAAACAAAAAAATATCTCAAACAACGAGGCAAAGGAGCTAATTGACAGCGGCCTAGTTTATGCCAAAGGGCAAAAGGTGATGATAGCTCGTGCTTTGATGAGTGAAAATACTAAATTTAGCGTCGAGGAGATGCCAAAGCCAAGTGTTATTTTTGAAGATGAAAATTTAATAGCCATTAGCAAACCAGCTGTCATAACTAGCGAAAAAATCAGCCAAATGTGTAAATTTCCACTCCTTCACAGACTCGATAAGGATACAAGCGGCGTACTGCTTCTTGTAAAAAATGACGAATTTGCTAGCCTTGCCATAAATGAGTTTAAAAAGATGAAGGTTGAGAAAATTTATGTGGCCGCAGTTAGGGGCATTATGAGTGAAGAAGTGGTTGTAAATGAGCCTATCTTAACGATAAAAAATAAAAATGGCGCCATTTCAAAGATATCAAAAGACGGTAAAGAAGCGATCAGTGAAATTTTGCCTCTCATGGTTGTTGGCAAAAAAACGCTGGTAAAAGTCGCCATAAAAACAGGCAGAACGCACCAGATAAGAGTGCATTTGGCTAGCTTAAATTTACCTATTGTTGGCGATGAGAAATACGGCAAAAATAGGGCAAATAGAATGTTCTTGCATGCTTATTCTATCGCTCTTTTAAACTATAAATTTAAAGCGCCAATCCCAAAAGAATTTAACTCTCTTGGATTTGAGCTGTCTAATAAATTTGAAATTTAA